A window of the Kosakonia radicincitans DSM 16656 genome harbors these coding sequences:
- a CDS encoding winged helix-turn-helix transcriptional regulator, which yields MIKPSIPYDIYDNRCPTRDMLARLADKWALLVLARLENGPMRFNGLKRDIRLITQKVLTQTLRKLERDGIIAREVFYTVPVAVEYSLTPLGRTLTETVSVLAHWVENNMDAVLAAQAAYDEANLLKMKEPTA from the coding sequence ATGATTAAGCCGTCCATTCCTTACGATATTTATGATAACCGCTGCCCGACGCGCGATATGCTGGCAAGGCTGGCGGACAAATGGGCCTTGCTGGTGCTGGCGCGTCTGGAAAATGGGCCCATGCGTTTTAATGGCCTGAAACGGGATATCCGCCTGATCACGCAAAAGGTCTTAACCCAGACGCTGCGCAAGCTGGAGCGCGATGGCATCATCGCCCGTGAAGTGTTTTATACCGTGCCGGTGGCGGTGGAGTACAGCCTGACGCCGCTGGGGCGTACGCTGACGGAAACCGTCTCGGTGCTGGCGCACTGGGTGGAAAACAATATGGATGCAGTGCTTGCGGCGCAGGCTGCGTATGACGAGGCGAATTTGCTCAAAATGAAAGAACCCACCGCATAG
- a CDS encoding alpha/beta hydrolase yields MSRSLLIAMSLTAASVSTAWAADAPAPTAGVAKFLSVLNSSGGKPIEQLSVPDARQVLIGAQKGAKLPAADVTEKTITVNGKPLTLTIVKPQGATGTLPVFMFFHGGGWVLGDYPTHERFVRDLVNESGAAAVFVNYTPSPEAHFPVAINQAYEATRWVAEHGKEIGVDGSRLALAGNSVGGNMVAAVALQAKEHHAPAIRYQVMFWPVTDARFDTGSYNQFSNGYFLSKNMMKWFWDNYTTKESDRRNILASPLEASSEQLKGLPPTLIQTAELDVLRDEGEAFGRKLDAAGVPVTVTRYNGMIHDYGLLNALSEEPTVRTALSQAANELRVHLK; encoded by the coding sequence ATGTCCCGTTCATTACTGATTGCCATGAGTTTAACCGCCGCCAGCGTATCTACTGCCTGGGCCGCCGATGCGCCCGCGCCGACTGCCGGTGTAGCGAAATTCCTTTCTGTACTGAACAGCAGCGGCGGCAAACCTATCGAACAACTCTCTGTACCGGATGCTCGCCAGGTGCTGATCGGCGCGCAGAAAGGCGCCAAACTGCCCGCAGCGGATGTGACAGAAAAAACCATCACCGTAAACGGTAAACCGTTGACGCTGACCATCGTCAAACCGCAGGGCGCAACCGGTACGCTGCCGGTGTTTATGTTCTTCCACGGCGGCGGTTGGGTGCTGGGCGATTATCCAACCCATGAACGTTTTGTCCGCGATCTGGTGAACGAATCCGGCGCTGCCGCCGTGTTCGTGAATTACACGCCGTCACCGGAAGCGCACTTCCCGGTCGCCATTAATCAGGCGTATGAAGCCACGCGTTGGGTCGCCGAACATGGCAAAGAAATTGGCGTGGATGGTTCTCGTCTGGCGCTGGCGGGTAACAGCGTCGGCGGTAATATGGTGGCTGCTGTGGCACTTCAGGCCAAAGAGCACCATGCACCGGCGATTCGCTACCAGGTGATGTTCTGGCCGGTCACCGATGCGCGCTTTGATACCGGTTCCTATAACCAGTTCTCGAATGGTTATTTCCTGAGCAAAAACATGATGAAATGGTTCTGGGATAACTACACCACCAAAGAGAGCGATCGCCGCAACATTCTGGCTTCACCGCTGGAAGCAAGCAGCGAGCAACTGAAAGGCTTGCCGCCTACGCTTATCCAGACCGCCGAGCTGGACGTGCTGCGTGATGAAGGTGAAGCCTTTGGCCGCAAACTGGATGCCGCGGGCGTGCCGGTTACCGTTACCCGCTATAACGGCATGATCCACGACTACGGTCTGCTGAATGCCCTGAGCGAAGAGCCAACCGTTCGCACCGCGCTTTCCCAGGCTGCCAATGAACTGCGTGTCCACCTGAAATAA